A region from the Candidatus Limnocylindrales bacterium genome encodes:
- a CDS encoding ABC transporter ATP-binding protein, whose protein sequence is MERLWKYVRRYAYRYLIGGVCLFATASLVMAIPWLTQHAVDAVGSDAPAADKLRTVAFYALLIIGIAVAQALVRTVSRVMVFNAGRDVEYDLRNDLYEHLLKLHQGYYQRQRTGDLMSRLVNDIGAVRLLLGPGLLTILNTPLYCVYAFTLMMMMDVPLTLAAIAPFPVVLYIMKRYTRPMMEATVHTQEKLAEMSAFAQESLAGAHVVKSFGREQARAEQFAKLNASYKEQAMVAARLRGKIFPLIRVVSSLGVLIVLGYGGSLVVDGRLTLGQLIAFMGYLHILAWPIMAVGWMIAIWQRGKAALIRLGEIFDIVPAVATPANGFMPAEVRGEIRFERVGFGFDGATNGDGILHDISLTVPAGTSLGILGRTGSGKSTLAHLVPRLFDATGGSVQVDGVDVRQWDLARLRSAIGFVPQDPFLFSSTIEENIGFGRDDGAADEMSRLVEMAGLDSDLSEFPAGLATPVGERGVTLSGGQKQRLTLARAIARDPRILILDDSLSSVDAATERRILDHLDNVMKGRTTILISHRVSSVRRADRVAVIDEGRVLEEGTHGELLARGGLYADLYRRQRLSEELEAM, encoded by the coding sequence ATGGAGCGCCTGTGGAAATACGTCCGCCGCTACGCGTACCGCTACCTCATCGGCGGCGTCTGCCTGTTCGCCACCGCCTCTCTCGTCATGGCTATCCCGTGGCTGACCCAGCACGCGGTGGACGCGGTCGGCAGCGATGCGCCTGCGGCCGACAAGCTTCGCACGGTCGCCTTCTACGCGCTGCTCATCATCGGCATCGCCGTGGCGCAGGCGCTGGTGCGCACCGTCTCGCGCGTCATGGTGTTCAACGCCGGCCGCGACGTCGAGTACGATCTTCGCAATGACCTGTACGAGCACCTGCTGAAGCTGCACCAGGGCTACTACCAGCGCCAGCGAACCGGCGACCTGATGTCGCGCCTGGTCAACGACATCGGCGCCGTGCGCCTGCTGCTCGGGCCGGGCCTGCTGACGATCCTGAACACCCCGCTCTACTGCGTCTACGCTTTCACCCTGATGATGATGATGGACGTCCCGCTGACGCTGGCCGCCATCGCGCCCTTCCCCGTCGTCCTCTACATCATGAAGCGGTACACGCGCCCGATGATGGAAGCGACCGTCCACACGCAGGAGAAGCTGGCCGAGATGTCGGCGTTCGCGCAGGAGAGCCTGGCGGGCGCGCACGTGGTCAAGAGCTTCGGCCGCGAGCAGGCGCGCGCCGAGCAGTTCGCGAAGCTCAACGCATCCTACAAGGAGCAGGCGATGGTGGCCGCGCGCCTGCGCGGAAAGATCTTTCCGCTGATCCGCGTCGTCTCCTCGCTCGGCGTGCTGATCGTGCTCGGCTACGGCGGCAGCCTGGTCGTCGACGGGCGCCTGACGCTCGGGCAGCTCATCGCGTTCATGGGCTACCTGCACATCCTTGCCTGGCCGATCATGGCGGTGGGCTGGATGATCGCGATCTGGCAGCGCGGCAAGGCGGCGCTGATCCGCCTCGGCGAGATCTTCGACATCGTTCCCGCGGTGGCCACGCCCGCCAATGGCTTCATGCCGGCGGAGGTCCGCGGCGAGATCCGCTTCGAGCGCGTCGGCTTCGGCTTTGACGGCGCCACCAACGGCGACGGCATCCTGCACGACATCTCCCTGACCGTCCCGGCCGGCACCAGCCTCGGCATTCTCGGCCGCACCGGATCGGGCAAGTCCACGCTCGCGCATCTGGTTCCGCGCCTCTTCGACGCCACCGGCGGCAGCGTGCAGGTCGACGGCGTCGACGTACGGCAATGGGATCTGGCAAGGCTGCGCAGCGCCATCGGCTTCGTTCCGCAGGACCCGTTCCTGTTCTCCTCGACCATCGAGGAGAACATCGGCTTCGGGCGCGACGACGGCGCCGCCGACGAGATGAGCCGCCTGGTCGAGATGGCGGGCCTGGACTCGGACCTCTCCGAGTTCCCGGCCGGCCTGGCAACGCCGGTGGGCGAGCGCGGCGTGACGCTGTCGGGCGGACAGAAGCAGCGCCTGACGCTGGCGCGCGCCATCGCCCGCGATCCGCGCATCCTGATCCTCGACGACTCGCTCTCGAGCGTGGACGCGGCCACCGAGCGCCGCATCCTCGACCATCTCGACAACGTGATGAAGGGCCGCACGACGATCCTGATCTCGCATCGCGTCTCCTCCGTGCGCCGCGCCGACCGCGTCGCGGTGATCGACGAAGGCCGCGTGCTCGAGGAAGGCACGCACGGCGAGCTGCTCGCGCGGGGCGGCCTCTACGCCGACCTGTACCGGCGCCAGCGCCTGAGCGAAGAGCTGGAGGCGATGTAG
- a CDS encoding aminopeptidase encodes MLAATLSLFAFGCSGCRAVYVTRLAYEQARYLASAESVEELIARTEDPERRKALELVLEAREFARRSGLEVGGSYRKVANMKSASPFHVVTAAYADRLEPYTWWYPVVGAIPYRGYFEREAALEYARELEKDEALDTAVVEASAYSTLGWFADPLPSTVVDRGTMAVATTVLHELVHQTLFIPGQVAFNETLATAVAYRLADDFFAERGEVERAERLRRARAAWVARSRILDDAAATLKAFFERARQERWPRERMLEERTRVYEQVQADAIAADPVFAAEFRGRTLHNATFLAIHRYATRAAEIEAFLDTQPSVKAALDRIRELTKEERDPYLALQRSSVTAEASAAGSLRPAHRAFSSRTGCADAERRRRPPRSGRVAPDRA; translated from the coding sequence GTGCTGGCCGCGACGCTGTCGCTGTTCGCATTCGGGTGCTCGGGCTGCCGCGCCGTCTATGTCACGCGCCTGGCCTACGAGCAGGCGCGCTACCTGGCCAGCGCCGAGTCCGTCGAGGAGCTGATCGCCAGGACCGAGGATCCGGAGCGGCGAAAGGCGCTCGAGCTCGTGCTGGAGGCGCGCGAGTTCGCCCGCCGCAGCGGCCTGGAGGTGGGCGGCAGCTACCGGAAGGTCGCCAACATGAAGTCGGCCTCGCCCTTCCACGTGGTCACGGCCGCCTACGCCGACCGGCTCGAGCCGTACACGTGGTGGTATCCGGTGGTGGGCGCCATTCCGTACCGCGGCTACTTCGAGCGCGAGGCGGCACTGGAGTACGCGCGCGAGCTGGAGAAGGACGAAGCTCTGGACACGGCGGTGGTGGAGGCATCGGCATACTCGACGCTGGGCTGGTTCGCGGATCCGTTGCCGTCGACGGTCGTCGATCGCGGCACGATGGCGGTGGCGACCACGGTGCTGCACGAGCTCGTGCATCAGACGCTGTTCATTCCGGGGCAGGTCGCGTTCAACGAGACGCTGGCCACCGCGGTCGCCTACAGGCTCGCCGACGATTTCTTCGCCGAGCGCGGTGAGGTCGAGCGCGCGGAGAGATTGCGCCGCGCGCGCGCGGCGTGGGTGGCGCGCAGCCGGATCCTGGACGATGCCGCGGCAACGCTGAAGGCATTCTTCGAGCGTGCGCGCCAGGAGAGGTGGCCGCGCGAGCGGATGCTGGAGGAGCGAACCCGGGTGTACGAGCAGGTGCAGGCCGATGCCATCGCTGCCGATCCTGTGTTCGCGGCGGAGTTCCGCGGCCGCACGCTCCACAACGCCACGTTCCTGGCCATCCACCGCTACGCTACGCGAGCGGCCGAGATCGAAGCGTTCCTCGATACACAGCCGAGCGTGAAGGCCGCGCTGGATCGCATTCGCGAGCTGACCAAGGAGGAGCGCGATCCGTATCTTGCGCTGCAGCGCTCGAGCGTTACGGCCGAAGCGAGCGCCGCGGGTTCGCTACGCCCTGCGCACCGCGCGTTCTCCAGCCGCACCGGCTGCGCCGACGCGGAACGCAGGCGCCGGCCCCCGCGCAGCGGTCGGGTTGCTCCGGATCGGGCGTGA
- a CDS encoding class I fructose-bisphosphate aldolase, whose translation MATERVREILSWYAGENPGVLSNLARIMNTGRLAGTGRFVILPVDQGFEHGPARSFAPNPDAYDPRYHFQLALDAGCNAYAAPLGFIEGAAAEYAGEIPLILKVNNHDSLSPDGTDPVMSVTASVKDALRLGCSAIGYTIYPASAQFRVMYEELAELTREAKANGLAVVVWSYPRGSGISKEGETAVDVCAYAAQIAALLGANIVKVKPPTAHVEQAEAKKVYEKEQIPIGTLAERVRHVVQSCFGGRRIVIFSGGAKGADEKVFEECRGIREGGGFGSIIGRNSFQRRKPEALQFLGEVMKIYA comes from the coding sequence ATGGCCACGGAGCGGGTACGCGAGATCTTGAGCTGGTATGCAGGTGAGAACCCCGGGGTTCTTTCCAACCTGGCGCGCATCATGAACACGGGCAGGCTCGCCGGTACGGGCCGCTTCGTCATCCTTCCGGTCGACCAGGGTTTCGAGCATGGCCCCGCCCGCAGCTTCGCTCCCAACCCCGACGCCTACGATCCCCGTTATCACTTCCAGCTCGCGCTCGATGCCGGCTGCAACGCATACGCTGCGCCGCTTGGCTTCATCGAAGGCGCCGCCGCCGAGTACGCCGGTGAGATTCCGCTGATCCTGAAGGTCAACAATCACGACTCGCTCTCTCCCGACGGCACCGATCCGGTGATGTCGGTGACGGCATCGGTGAAAGACGCGCTGCGGCTGGGCTGCTCGGCCATCGGCTACACGATCTATCCGGCTTCGGCTCAGTTCCGCGTGATGTACGAGGAACTGGCCGAGCTGACGCGCGAGGCCAAGGCCAACGGGCTGGCGGTCGTCGTATGGTCGTATCCGCGCGGCTCCGGCATCAGCAAGGAAGGCGAGACCGCCGTCGACGTCTGCGCATACGCCGCGCAGATCGCGGCTCTGCTCGGCGCCAACATCGTCAAGGTCAAGCCGCCCACGGCGCACGTCGAGCAGGCCGAAGCCAAGAAGGTCTACGAGAAGGAGCAGATTCCGATCGGCACGCTGGCCGAGCGCGTGCGCCACGTCGTGCAGAGCTGCTTTGGCGGACGCCGCATCGTGATCTTTTCGGGCGGCGCCAAGGGCGCCGACGAGAAGGTGTTCGAGGAGTGCCGCGGCATCCGCGAAGGCGGCGGCTTCGGCTCCATCATCGGCCGCAACAGCTTTCAGCGGCGCAAGCCCGAGGCGCTGCAGTTCCTGGGCGAGGTGATGAAGATCTACGCGTAG
- a CDS encoding sulfatase: protein MTRRAVPALLLAAAMAACDDPAAPPRGLHREQVVARVDDVLFAPAAPLAHSTADYPRRAVGDDSRVVLHPRMAAATAEEPGSGGWQEAARVRLQVPADAALELAYAAPAPSSAVGTAGIRIRLNDGGKDNTAFEETRPLSELSAWREVRVARLPEGEATMIVETTAPPHAPVVVAAPSLTGPATGAERPNILLVSLDTLRARQLSLYGGAQQASPRMEALFGKEGVVFDQVLSSGADTIAGHMAMLEGVNRCLVHEPKHKHSKAVRTLAEALRAAGYRTAAFTENGMLLGDDGFSRGFDRWFEDRRTDHSIGYIDDTFDRGIHWLRQNRNRRFFLFLHTYAVHNPYQPPSPYAERFAAPADADEAAQDLAAYSGEVAHADDQVQRLVAALRELGVENDTILIVTSDHGEEFGEHGRRYHGTNLTQEILHVPLLLRAPGRLPAGVRRTGLFGLIDVPPTILELAGLQPWPEMEGRSLAALIDAAPSVDGRRLYAEAWTRLAVTYGGYDESWRSPSVAITELPWRLVRLTGAGGPQYQLFHLRDDPMERTNLYEQRHAEVAALKAAADAYLADCARRQQEMEDALGRQDAPREPEPQEDADRREKLRALGYLD from the coding sequence ATGACCCGCCGTGCGGTGCCGGCACTGCTGCTCGCGGCTGCGATGGCTGCTTGCGACGACCCCGCCGCACCGCCGCGCGGCCTGCACCGCGAGCAGGTCGTCGCTCGCGTTGACGATGTGCTATTTGCGCCGGCGGCACCGCTTGCGCATTCCACCGCAGACTACCCTCGCCGCGCCGTCGGCGACGACTCGCGCGTCGTTCTGCACCCGAGGATGGCCGCCGCGACCGCCGAAGAACCTGGCAGCGGCGGCTGGCAGGAAGCGGCGCGTGTGCGGCTGCAGGTTCCTGCCGATGCTGCGCTCGAGCTGGCGTACGCCGCGCCGGCTCCGTCTTCCGCGGTGGGCACCGCCGGCATACGCATCCGCCTGAACGACGGCGGCAAAGACAACACGGCGTTCGAGGAAACCCGACCGTTGTCGGAGCTTTCCGCGTGGCGGGAGGTCCGCGTGGCCCGGCTGCCGGAAGGCGAAGCCACGATGATCGTCGAGACGACGGCGCCGCCGCACGCGCCAGTCGTGGTTGCTGCGCCGTCGCTGACGGGGCCGGCGACCGGTGCGGAGCGTCCCAACATCCTTCTCGTATCGCTGGACACGCTGCGCGCACGGCAGCTGAGCCTCTACGGCGGTGCGCAGCAGGCCTCGCCGCGCATGGAGGCGCTCTTCGGCAAGGAGGGCGTGGTATTCGACCAGGTGCTGAGCTCGGGCGCGGATACCATTGCCGGGCACATGGCGATGCTCGAGGGCGTCAATCGCTGCCTCGTGCACGAACCCAAGCACAAGCACTCGAAGGCGGTCCGAACGCTGGCCGAGGCGCTGCGCGCGGCGGGCTACCGCACCGCCGCCTTCACCGAGAACGGCATGCTGCTCGGTGACGATGGGTTCAGCCGCGGCTTCGATCGCTGGTTCGAAGACCGCCGCACCGATCATTCGATCGGCTACATCGACGACACGTTCGACCGCGGCATCCATTGGCTGCGGCAAAACCGAAACCGCCGGTTCTTTCTGTTCCTTCACACATACGCTGTGCACAACCCCTACCAGCCCCCGTCGCCGTACGCGGAAAGGTTCGCCGCGCCGGCCGATGCGGACGAGGCGGCCCAGGACCTTGCCGCCTACAGCGGCGAGGTGGCGCACGCCGATGACCAGGTGCAGCGGCTCGTGGCTGCTCTACGAGAGCTGGGCGTCGAGAACGACACGATTCTCATCGTCACCTCCGACCACGGGGAGGAGTTCGGCGAGCACGGCCGCCGCTATCACGGCACCAACCTGACGCAGGAGATTTTGCACGTGCCGCTCCTGCTGCGCGCACCGGGACGCTTGCCCGCCGGCGTGCGGCGCACTGGGCTGTTCGGGCTGATCGACGTGCCGCCGACGATTCTGGAACTTGCAGGCCTGCAGCCGTGGCCGGAGATGGAGGGGCGATCCCTGGCGGCCTTGATCGACGCCGCGCCCAGCGTCGACGGCCGGCGATTGTACGCGGAGGCGTGGACGCGCCTGGCGGTGACGTACGGCGGCTACGACGAGAGCTGGCGCTCGCCGTCCGTGGCCATCACGGAGCTTCCGTGGCGCCTCGTGCGCCTGACGGGCGCAGGCGGTCCGCAGTACCAGCTCTTCCATCTGCGCGACGATCCGATGGAGCGGACAAACCTGTACGAGCAGCGCCACGCCGAGGTCGCAGCGCTCAAGGCCGCGGCCGACGCGTATCTGGCCGACTGCGCGCGGCGCCAGCAGGAGATGGAGGATGCGCTGGGACGGCAGGACGCGCCGCGAGAACCCGAGCCGCAGGAGGATGCCGACCGCCGGGAAAAGCTGCGCGCGCTGGGCTATCTCGACTGA
- a CDS encoding citrate synthase, producing the protein MAKDSLTITDNRTGKTYEVPIENGTIRAMDLRQIKAGDDDFGLMTYDPALTNTAACKSSITYIDGDKGILRYRGYPIEQLAEKSTYLETAYLIVKGELPNIEHMDAWTENITMHTMLHEKTKNFMNGFHYDAHPMGMLVGTVAALSTFYPDAKNIHDIESRRLQVRRLIGKMPTIAAYAYRSSLGLPYVQPDNELSYTGNFLSMLFKMTELRYKPDPVLERALDVLFILHADHEQNCSANAMRAVGSSHVDPYCATAAAAAALYGPLHGGANEEVVHMLEEIGSIDRIPDFIKSVKAGERRLMGFGHRIYKNYDPRAKIIKEVAHDVFEVTGRNPLIDIAVELERIALQDEYFISRKLYPNVDFYSGIIYQAMGFPTSMFPVLFAIPRTSGWLAQWAENVLDNEQKITRPRQVYTGEWLRDYSSIDTRPVPQTLERKLMRGRL; encoded by the coding sequence ATGGCGAAGGACTCCCTGACCATCACCGACAACCGGACCGGCAAGACCTACGAAGTCCCGATCGAGAACGGGACGATCCGCGCGATGGACCTTCGCCAGATCAAGGCCGGCGACGACGACTTCGGCCTGATGACGTACGACCCCGCCCTGACCAACACCGCGGCCTGCAAGAGCAGCATCACCTACATCGACGGCGACAAGGGAATCCTGCGCTACCGCGGCTATCCCATCGAGCAGCTGGCCGAGAAGAGCACCTACCTGGAGACCGCCTATCTCATCGTCAAGGGCGAGCTCCCCAACATCGAGCACATGGATGCATGGACCGAGAACATCACCATGCACACGATGCTCCACGAGAAGACCAAGAACTTCATGAACGGCTTCCACTACGACGCCCATCCCATGGGCATGCTCGTAGGCACGGTGGCCGCGCTCTCGACGTTCTATCCCGACGCCAAGAACATCCACGACATCGAGTCGCGGCGGCTGCAGGTACGGCGCCTGATCGGCAAGATGCCCACCATCGCCGCCTACGCCTATCGAAGCTCGCTCGGTCTGCCCTACGTGCAGCCGGACAACGAGCTCAGCTACACCGGCAACTTCCTGTCGATGCTCTTCAAGATGACCGAGCTGCGCTACAAGCCCGACCCCGTGCTCGAGCGCGCGCTGGACGTGCTGTTCATCCTGCACGCCGATCACGAGCAGAACTGCTCGGCCAACGCGATGCGGGCGGTGGGCAGCAGCCACGTCGATCCGTACTGCGCCACCGCCGCGGCGGCCGCCGCTCTGTACGGTCCGTTGCACGGCGGTGCCAACGAGGAAGTCGTGCACATGCTCGAGGAGATCGGATCGATTGATCGGATCCCCGACTTCATCAAGAGCGTCAAGGCGGGCGAGCGGCGGCTGATGGGCTTCGGCCACCGCATCTACAAGAACTACGATCCGCGCGCCAAGATCATCAAGGAAGTGGCGCACGACGTGTTCGAGGTGACCGGCCGCAATCCCCTCATCGACATCGCCGTCGAGCTCGAGCGCATCGCGCTGCAGGATGAGTACTTCATCTCGCGCAAGCTCTACCCGAACGTCGACTTCTACTCGGGCATCATCTACCAGGCGATGGGCTTTCCCACCTCCATGTTCCCGGTGCTGTTCGCCATTCCGCGCACCTCGGGATGGCTCGCCCAGTGGGCCGAGAACGTGCTCGACAACGAGCAGAAGATCACGCGCCCGCGCCAGGTCTACACCGGCGAGTGGCTGCGCGACTACTCCAGCATCGACACGCGGCCGGTGCCGCAGACGCTGGAGCGGAAGCTGATGCGCGGGCGGCTCTAG
- a CDS encoding TetR/AcrR family transcriptional regulator has protein sequence MRKRGRSSKVSRERILEASLVEFAENGYEGATTASVARRVGVTQPLIHYHFGSKEALWRASVELAFGRMTSVLQGVEEDMGRVGPREAIRIMARRFVYFNARYPEVGRLIISESAVRGPRLEWMVEKHLRPLIQQIEQMFRLGRASGLVKDLPIQCVIFAFLGAVPHFFDAAPLINMLWDFDPLQPDRIEAHADTLVEIFTSGLLLPPDSAQ, from the coding sequence TTGAGAAAGCGCGGACGTTCCTCCAAGGTCTCACGCGAACGAATCCTGGAGGCCTCGCTCGTCGAGTTCGCCGAGAACGGTTACGAGGGCGCGACCACGGCCTCCGTCGCCCGCCGGGTCGGCGTCACGCAGCCGCTGATCCACTACCACTTCGGCTCCAAGGAGGCGCTGTGGCGCGCCAGCGTCGAGCTCGCCTTCGGACGCATGACCAGCGTCTTGCAGGGCGTCGAGGAGGACATGGGCCGTGTCGGGCCGCGCGAGGCTATCCGCATCATGGCCCGCCGCTTCGTCTACTTTAACGCGCGCTATCCCGAGGTCGGTCGCCTGATCATTTCGGAATCGGCCGTGCGCGGGCCGCGCCTGGAGTGGATGGTCGAGAAGCACCTGCGTCCGCTCATCCAGCAGATCGAGCAGATGTTTCGCCTTGGCCGCGCCTCGGGGCTGGTCAAGGACCTGCCCATCCAGTGCGTGATCTTCGCGTTTCTCGGCGCGGTGCCGCACTTCTTCGATGCCGCGCCGCTGATCAACATGCTGTGGGACTTCGATCCGCTCCAGCCCGATCGAATCGAGGCACATGCGGACACGCTCGTGGAGATCTTCACCAGCGGGCTGCTGCTGCCTCCGGACTCGGCGCAGTAG
- a CDS encoding sialidase family protein: protein MPGRSSLAIAQVPIFGAPGILNPQADKDDSADELPRVATDRSGIWVVAWQTTGGGPLGLGRDSDIVFTRSPDNGATWTMAAPVAASAREDDGDDTQPVVATDGKGRWMMAWTSTQSLGGRGRDRDIHVSVSNDDAITWTTPKAVNNNATRDYGADEQPDIATDGKGRWVAVWQSTDSLGNTIGGDRDILSAVSTDGGLSWSNPVPVNTNAADDQRFDTSPRISTDGNGVWAVAWSSGGESQSRVGYERGIHVARSTNGGITWSDPMVLAGKEGDMRPGVGPRITNDARGHWVCAWASSDSLGNTKGLDRDVLVVRSGDDGVTWSKAAPINAEATRDAGDDASPELITDGHGSWLAVWTSWDNRRGTTGADGDIFVSISRDNGESWAPSLVLNSNGASDFGEDLNPSIATDGRGTWITVWDSTEPGGTYGYDRDLVMASGRFGGAAAGPSGGAPRPSPGGVPAAPADGGATR, encoded by the coding sequence GTGCCGGGGCGCAGCAGTCTTGCGATCGCGCAGGTTCCGATCTTCGGCGCACCGGGCATCCTGAACCCGCAGGCCGATAAGGACGATAGTGCCGACGAGCTGCCGCGCGTCGCCACCGACCGTAGCGGAATATGGGTGGTTGCCTGGCAGACCACCGGCGGCGGGCCGCTCGGCCTTGGCCGCGACTCCGACATCGTCTTCACGCGCTCGCCCGACAATGGCGCGACCTGGACCATGGCCGCGCCGGTGGCGGCAAGTGCCCGCGAGGATGACGGCGATGACACGCAGCCCGTGGTCGCCACCGACGGCAAGGGCCGCTGGATGATGGCGTGGACCTCCACCCAGAGCCTCGGCGGCCGCGGCCGCGACCGCGACATCCATGTCTCGGTCTCCAACGACGACGCCATCACCTGGACCACGCCCAAGGCCGTCAACAACAACGCCACCCGCGACTACGGCGCCGATGAGCAGCCCGACATCGCCACCGACGGCAAGGGCCGCTGGGTTGCGGTCTGGCAGTCGACCGATTCGCTCGGCAACACCATCGGCGGCGATCGCGACATTCTCTCGGCGGTCTCCACCGACGGCGGCCTGAGCTGGAGCAACCCGGTTCCGGTCAACACCAACGCTGCCGACGATCAGCGCTTCGACACCTCGCCGCGCATCAGCACCGACGGCAACGGCGTATGGGCGGTGGCGTGGTCGTCGGGCGGCGAGTCGCAGTCGCGCGTCGGCTACGAGCGCGGCATCCACGTTGCGCGCTCGACCAACGGCGGCATCACGTGGAGCGACCCCATGGTCCTTGCGGGCAAGGAAGGCGACATGCGCCCGGGCGTCGGCCCGCGCATCACCAACGATGCGCGCGGGCACTGGGTCTGTGCATGGGCCTCCAGTGATTCGCTCGGCAACACCAAGGGTCTCGACCGCGACGTGCTCGTGGTGCGCTCGGGCGACGACGGCGTGACCTGGAGCAAGGCCGCGCCCATCAACGCCGAGGCCACGCGCGATGCCGGCGATGATGCTTCCCCCGAGCTGATCACCGACGGCCACGGGTCATGGCTGGCCGTGTGGACGTCCTGGGACAACCGGCGAGGGACCACCGGCGCCGACGGCGACATCTTCGTGTCGATCTCGCGCGACAACGGCGAGAGCTGGGCGCCATCGCTGGTGCTCAACAGCAACGGCGCTTCCGACTTCGGCGAGGATCTCAATCCCTCCATTGCCACCGACGGTCGCGGCACCTGGATCACGGTGTGGGACAGCACAGAGCCCGGCGGCACCTACGGCTACGACCGCGACCTGGTGATGGCCAGCGGCCGCTTCGGCGGCGCCGCTGCCGGCCCTTCGGGCGGCGCGCCGCGGCCATCGCCGGGAGGCGTGCCGGCGGCGCCCGCAGACGGCGGAGCGACGCGTTGA
- a CDS encoding SagB family peptide dehydrogenase: MTTPERASGPESEPAATAARAYHERTRHSPDSVRRSGYRLNWENQPIPFKIYTSDLPVVALPQQVPPSDARMIETLLRGVPADENTPLDLPHLARILFLSAGVVRTRRYPSGHLQMFRAAACTGALYHIDVYVACADIDGLEAGVYHFGPHDFALRRLRAGDHRGALVEATGGAREIAEAQAVLVLASTYWRNSWKYRERAYRHSYWDSGTILANVLALADADGIASKVFAGFVDAEVERLLGLDPQCEGVTALVALGRGQRRPEPGDSAAALAPLELATQPLSPRPVHYALLTHTHHATAMTSPGQVAAWRAGAMLRRGPEAGDGARELAPPAIADRSLDETILRRGSARLFEQAPITEEELSALLACAASGMDCDFARSRADRVCDTYVIVHDAGDLPMGAYYYDAGSGRLQPLSARVTRHGSGFVALEQDLAADAAVNVYSLCDLEGVFRALGGRGYRAASLEGAVAGGRAYLAAYAMGLGATGLTFYDDYATQTFEPHAEGKSVMFLTAVGHRTRSSA; encoded by the coding sequence TTGACGACTCCCGAGCGCGCTTCGGGGCCCGAGAGCGAGCCGGCCGCGACGGCCGCGCGCGCCTACCACGAGCGGACACGGCACAGTCCCGACAGCGTCCGGCGCAGCGGCTACCGGCTGAACTGGGAGAACCAGCCGATCCCGTTCAAGATCTACACCAGCGATCTTCCGGTGGTCGCGCTTCCGCAGCAGGTCCCGCCCTCGGACGCACGCATGATCGAGACGCTGCTGCGCGGCGTGCCGGCGGACGAAAACACTCCGCTCGACCTGCCGCATCTGGCGCGCATCCTGTTCCTGAGCGCCGGCGTCGTCCGCACGCGCCGCTATCCGAGCGGGCACCTGCAGATGTTCCGTGCGGCCGCCTGCACCGGCGCGCTCTACCACATCGACGTCTACGTCGCGTGCGCCGACATCGATGGCCTCGAAGCCGGCGTCTACCACTTCGGGCCGCACGACTTCGCGCTGCGAAGGCTGCGCGCCGGCGATCATCGCGGCGCGCTGGTCGAAGCCACCGGCGGTGCTCGCGAGATCGCCGAGGCGCAGGCCGTGCTGGTGCTGGCGTCGACGTACTGGCGCAACTCATGGAAGTATCGCGAGCGCGCCTACCGCCACAGCTACTGGGACAGCGGCACCATCCTGGCGAACGTGCTGGCGCTGGCCGACGCCGACGGCATCGCCTCGAAGGTCTTCGCCGGCTTCGTCGACGCCGAGGTCGAGCGCCTGCTCGGCCTCGATCCGCAGTGCGAGGGCGTGACCGCGCTGGTGGCCCTGGGACGCGGGCAGCGCCGTCCGGAGCCTGGCGATTCCGCCGCCGCGCTGGCGCCGCTCGAACTGGCAACGCAGCCGTTGTCGCCGCGGCCCGTGCACTACGCGCTCCTCACGCACACCCATCACGCCACCGCCATGACGTCGCCCGGCCAGGTCGCGGCGTGGCGCGCCGGCGCGATGCTTCGTCGCGGGCCGGAGGCCGGCGACGGCGCGCGCGAGCTGGCGCCGCCGGCAATCGCCGATCGCAGCCTGGATGAGACCATCCTTCGGCGCGGCTCGGCCCGTCTGTTCGAGCAAGCACCCATCACCGAGGAGGAGCTGTCGGCGCTCCTTGCCTGTGCGGCGTCCGGGATGGACTGCGATTTCGCACGCAGCCGCGCCGACCGCGTGTGCGACACCTACGTCATCGTTCACGACGCCGGCGACCTTCCGATGGGTGCGTACTACTACGACGCCGGCAGCGGGCGCCTTCAACCCCTGAGCGCGCGCGTGACGCGGCACGGCTCCGGCTTCGTCGCGCTCGAACAGGACCTGGCCGCCGACGCGGCGGTGAACGTGTATTCGCTGTGCGATCTGGAAGGCGTTTTTCGGGCCCTCGGCGGCCGCGGCTACCGTGCCGCGTCGCTCGAAGGCGCGGTCGCCGGAGGTCGCGCCTACCTGGCTGCGTACGCCATGGGTCTGGGCGCCACCGGACTGACCTTCTACGATGATTACGCCACCCAGACGTTCGAGCCTCACGCCGAAGGCAAGTCGGTGATGTTCCTGACCGCAGTCGGTCACCGCACCCGATCGAGCGCTTGA